DNA from Asanoa sp. WMMD1127:
TTCACCCGGGACCGCAACGGGCGGCGGGCGATCTACGGCGCGTGCGAGCTGTTCCAGACGCACCCGGACTGGCGTGACCTGATCGCCTTCCCTGAATATTTCCACGGTGACAACGGCGCCGGGTTGGGCGCGTGGCACCAGACGGGCTGGACGGCGCTGGTGGCTGACCTGATCCTGACGGTCCGCCGCGCCTAGTCGCCGTTTCGCGGCATGATGGGCGGATGGAGGGGTCCGTCGCGCTGCGTCCGGTCGACGGTGTGCACGTCACCACGTTGATCGACAACTACACCGACGTGCTGCTGCCCGACGAGGGTCCGATCCGGCGCTGGGGCGCGGTCGGCAGCGGCGGCCGGGCCGCGCCGGTCCCGGACTCCGTGTCGGTGAGCGGCCAGACGGTCGACGGGCTGCGGGCCGAGCACGGCTTCTCGGCGCTCGTGGAGCTGCGGGTCGACGGGGCGGCCCGGCGGATCCTGTTCGACGCCGGCGTCACCCCGGACGGGCTGATCGGCAACCTGGACCGGCTGGAGCTGCGGCCGGACTCGTTCGAGTCGATCGTGTTCAGCCACGGGCACTTCGACCACGTGATGGGGCTCGACGGTCTGGTGCGGCGACTCGGCTCGTCGCGGATGCCCGTGTACCTGCACCCGGACTTCTGGCGGCAACGGCGGCTGGTCTCCGGGCCCGACCGGGCGTTCGAGCTGCCCGTGCCGTCCCGGGCCGCGATCGAGGGGGTGGGCTTCGAGATCATCGAGGACCGGCAGCCGTCGTACCTCCTGGACGGGATTCTGCTGGTGACCGGCGAGGTCGACCGGACGGTGCCCTTCGAGCAGGGCATTCCCAACCACCAGGCGTACGTCGACGGCTCGTGGGTCCCCGATCCGTTGATCCATGACGACCAGGCGATGGTGCTGCACGTGGCCGGCAAGGGCCTGGTCATCCTGACCGGTTGCGGGCACGCCGGGGTGGTCAACATCGTCCGCTACGCGCAGCGGCTCACCGGCGTCGCCCAGGTCTACGCGGTGCTCGGCGGCTTCCACCTCCGCGCCGGGTCCGTGGTCGACGAGACGGTCACAGCGCTGGCCGCCCTCGCGCCGGCGTTGCTGGTGCCGTCGCACTGCACGTCGTGGACGGCGCAGCAGGCCCTGGCCGCCGCGATGCCCGCGGCGACCCGGCCCAACACGGTCGGTACGCGGTTCGAGCTCTAGCTAGCGTTTGTGCTCGTCTTCGTCGGCCTCGTCGCGGTGGCCCTCGATGGCGCTCACGATGGCGCCGGTGATGTCGCCGGACGGGACCGCGATCTCCTCACCCTCCGACTCCTCCTGCTCGGAGAGGTTGGGCTCGGGCCCGGTCGCGCCGCCGGCGAAACCGAACTCGTTGGGCTCGTTGGGCTCGTCCGGCTCGTCGTTCGGTTCGTTGTTCTCAGGCTGACCCATGCCTCCTACCTACCCCATGGCCGGCGTCTGAATGCGCCGTTCCGCGATCATTCGCCGCCGGTGCGGGACAGTCCGTAGAGGGTGAGCGCGTCCGGGTTGTCGAGGTGGTTGCCGTCGGCGACGGCGTCGCAGGCGATGTCGACGATCTCGGTCTTGTGCGCCAGGAGGTACGGGCGTGCACCGACGTCGGACTTGGCCAGCGTGGCGATGCCGGCCCAGTGCCGGCGGCCGAGCAGCATGGGATAGCTGCGCATCCCGTCGTAGGTGGCGCACACCAGCGCCCCGCTGTGCGGCAGGAGGGCCACCCGCCGGGCGGCCTCGACGGTCACGCCGGGCATGTCGACGGTGAACACCAGGGCGGCGTCGATCTCGGCCGGGGCTTCCTTCAGCGCCTCCAGCCCGACCCGCAGGCTGGACCCGAGCCCGGTCCCCCACGCCTTGTCGATGACGACGGTGGCCCCCTCCAGCGCGGCGGCCCGGCGCACCTGGTTGGCCGAGGCGCCCAGCACCACGACCAAGGGCGCGCAGCCCACCTCCCGGGCGATGCCACACACCGAGTCGACCAGGAGGGCGTCACCCTGCCGCAACAACGCCTCCGGGCCGCCGATGCGCCGCCCCCCACTGGCAGCCACCACGATTCCCGCGATCCGACCCACGCCCGCCTCCGCCCGGCGACTGAATCGATACGCCCGACAGTCTCATCACCCACAGGCGTCACACGCATCCCACGAGTCGCCTATCCGACGAGGCCGAGGCTTGCGTGTGGCGGTCGCGGCCGGTGGGTAGAAGCGTCCAATGTCGAGATTCGGGGTGCGTCCGAGCCGCCCGCAGGCGGCATTGATGGCGGTCTTCGGCACCGTGATCCTGGTGGCGGGCGTCGTCCAGTTCGTCCGCACGGGCCAGTTCGACTGGTTCACGGTCCTGTTCGTGCTGGCCGGCCTGTGGATCGTCGGCTTCTCGGTGCTGGCGGCCCTGGGCAAGGGTCCGGCCCTGTTCACGTCCCGCGAGCGCGGCGCCCCGACGGGCGGCTTGAGCTTCCGCCCGTCCCGCCCGGTCGCGGTAGCGGGCGCCGTCTTCGGCGCGGCCGTGATCATCTTCGGGGTGGTCCAGTTCGCCCGCGCCGGCGCCTTCTCGTGGTTCCTCGTCGTCTGGGCCGTCCTCGGCGCGTCCGTGGTCGGCTTCAACCTGTGGTCGGCGTTCGCCAGGAACGGCGCGAGCCAGCGGATGACTGAGGAGAACTGAGGCGGTGCCGGACGTGATGGAGATCGGAGCGGACTGGCGTCTGATCGACGGCGTGGCGACGGCGTGGTTCGACGCGCCGTCGCTGATCGAGGGAGCTTCGCTGGCCGGACGCGTCGTCGAGCTGTCGGCGGAGATCGCGATCGACCTGCGTGCGACCGGCGTGCGGGTGCGCCTCGACCGGGACGAGCACGCCGAGGCGGTGTCGGCGGCCGCGCGGGATCTCGGGCTGGCCGCGAACCCGGCGGCGCTGCAGCAGCTGAGCGTCGTGTTCGAGTCCGCGAACCCGTCCGAGCTGAGACGGTTCTGGGCGCCTGTGCTCGACTACGCGCCTGGACCGGACGGCGGTCTCGTGGACCCGTTGCGCCGCGACCCGGGGATGCGGATCCGGCCGTCGACCGATCGGCGCCCGCTGCGAAACCGGATCCACCTCGACGTGGTGCGACCGGCCGCGGCGGTCGAGCAGGCGAGTCCGGGTGAGGCTTCGGGACCCTATGGGGTCCGGCACGCCGACCCCGACGGCAACGAGGTCGACCTGGTCCCGGCCGACGCGCTGGACGGAACCGCGGACTGGCAGGCGGTGTTCAGCGCGATGGCCTGCTACCGCACCTCCTCGCCGAGGCAGCAGCGTGAGCTGGCCGCCGCGGCAGCGGCGCTGGCCGCCGACGCGGGCTTCCCGCTGCTGGTCGACCTGCGCCCCGGTCTGGTGATCGTCGACAGCGGCAAGGACCAGTGGGAGGGCGACGCCCACGGCCTGGATCTCGACTTCACCGAGCTGGCCGGCAGCCTCCAGACCGCGGCACGCGCACTCGGCGCCACCGCCGATGTGGCACTGCCGCGCTTCGCCCAGCTCTTCCTCGACGCTGCCGATGTCGCCGCGGTCCGCGCGTTCTGGCTGGCCGCATTGGGATACGCCGCCGACCGGCGAACCGGGCTGAGCGACATCCACGACCCCCGGCGACTCAACCCGGTGCTGGTCTTCCAGGAGATCGACACCTCGGAGACGGAACGGCGCCGGCAGCGCAACCGCATCCACGTCGAGCTCGCCGTGCCGGCGGACCGCGCGCAGACACGCCTCGCCACGACCGTCGCAGCCGGCGGCCGCCTCCTCGACGAGTCGCCGAACCGCTGGCGAATCGCCGACCCCGAAGGCAACGAACTAGTAATCGTCAGCGGCGCCTGACCCCAAGTTGGACCCCCCTTGGCGCGCCCGGCAGATGCGGCTTCTTCCCGCCTGCACGACGCCGCACTTCCGCAAGATCGCGGAACGCACAACCGCGCGCAGCAGCTCCGCGACCGGCCGGGTGGAGGGGGTCCCTCCTGACGCCTACATGCGAAAGCATGTGGCCACATGTCTTCGCGCGTGCGCTCTGTTGGGGAGGGGTCGGCCCGCGCCGCGCTTGGCGGTTGGGAGGCGGAACTCGCGCGCGGACCACGGCTCGGGACAACGCCGGCCCGAGCGGACCAGGCGTCGCCGGCCTGCACGGCCGCTGCGATGACCAACGCGGCGGCCAACCACACAGCGCGGCTCGGGATGGGCCGGCCTACCGCAGGCCTTGCGGGTCGGGAGCCGAACCCACGCACGGACACGGCTCGAGACAACTCCGGGCGAGCGGACCAGGCGTCGCCGGCCTGCACGGCCGCTGCGATGACCAACGCGGCGGCCAACCACACAGCGCGGCTCGGGATGGGCCGGCCTACCGCAGGCCTTGCGGGTCGGGAGCCGAACCCACGCACGGACACGGCTCGAGACAACTCCGGGCGAGCAGACCAGGCGTCGCCGGCCTGCACGGCCGCTGCGATGACCAACGCGGCGGCCAACCACACAGCGCGGCTCGGGATGGGCCGGCCTACCGCAGGCCTTGCGGGTCGGGAGCCGAACCCGCGCGCGGAACACGGCTCGGGACAACGCCGGCCCGAGCAGACCAGGCTTCGCCGGCCGCGCGGCAAGGCGCTGCGGCGGCCAATCACACAGCGCGGCCCGCAATGGGCCGGCCCGCGGAGGGCCTGGCTGGTCGGGTGCCGAACCCGGTCCGCCGGTCACGGTCATGCGGCAAGGGCCGGCGGCGCCCCGATCGCCCGGGAAGCGGTCCGCCTCGCCTACGGCGGCCGAAGCGGTCCTGGAGCGGCGAACCGCGGCAGGCCAAGCCTCGGGTGCGAGCTGCGCCGTCCCCGGGGTGTGGCCGCCGGTGACGATCAACGGGGTGCGCGGCGGCGGTCAGGTGGTGAAGAAGCGGTGTAGGAGTGGGGCGAGGGCTGTCGGGTCGGCTACGTGGCCTGAGTTTTCGACCACCGCGCGCTCCGCGTGCGGCAAGGCCGCGACCAACTCGTCGGCGGCCGTCTCGAAGAAGCTCGGGCCCAGGGCCGCCAGGTGCGGGTCGGCGGCCGCGCCTGTCGCTACGAGGACCGGCTGGCCCACGCCGGCCAGCAACGACGCGGGTACGCGGCCGTCGCCCAGGCAGGCCGCGTCGTAGGCCAGGGTCGGGGCCAGCGCCTCCAGCGACGGCCAGATCGGCAGTGCGCGGGCGCCCGCGATCTCGGCGTCGCCGGCGCCGGCCAGGCGCATGAAGGCCGCTACCGCGTCGCCGCGGCGGCCCAGGGCCAGCAGGCCGCGTAGCTCTTCCACATAGGACAGCCAGGCCGCGCGGAGCGGCTCGTCGGTCAGGTAGGGGATCTCGTAGACGGCGACGCGCGCCACCGGGAGGCCGGCGGCCGCGCCGGTCAGGGCCAGGGCGCCGCCGGACGACGCGCCGAAGAGCAGGGCCGAGCCGTCGGCCGGGGCCAGCAGCGCGGCCAGGTCGTCGATTTCGCGGTCGACCGCGTAAGGCTGGGTGTCGCCGCTGGCGCCGCGGCCGCGGCGGGCGTAGTTGACGACCGTGAACCAGCGCGACAGCTCGGTGGCCAGCGGCGCGTTCTCCGCGCCGTCGTCGAGGCCGCCGCCGACCAGGACCAGCAGCGGGCCGGCGCCCAGGCGGGTGTAGGCGATGGTGGTGCCGTCGCGGGACGTGACGTAAGCGCTCATTTGGCCTCCGCGTAGCAGTCGACGGCGACCGCCTCCATCGGGAAGCGGACCTCGGTGTCGCCGAACAGGGTCGCGGTCGCGCGGGCGCCGGCGGCGTGGACCGCCTCGACCACCGACTCGGCCTGGTCGGCCGGGCAGTGCACCAGCACCTCGTCGTGCTGGAAGAGGACGAGCTCGGCCGGCGTGCCGGCGAGCGCCGTGCGCAGCGTCGCCAGCAGCGCCAGCGCCCACTCGGCGGCCGTGGCCTGGATGACGAAGTTGCGGGTGAACCGGCCGCGGGCCCGGGCCCGGCCGGTGTCAGCGACCTCACCGGACTCGTAGCCCGCCTCGGCCAGCGACACCGACACCGACGACGGCGGGCAGGTGCGGCCGAGCCACGAGCGGACCAGGCCGCCGCCCTCGCCCGTGCGGGCCGCGCTTTCCACATAGTCGAACGCCGTCGGGTAGTGGCTGCGCAGCACCGCGAGGGCGGGCACGGCGGCGCCGCCGGTCTGGCCGTACATGGCGCCGAGCAGGGCGACCTTGGCGCGGGCGCGATCGCCGCCGAAGGCGTCGGCGGCCAGCGCCGCGTAGAGGTCGCCGGCCTGGCCCGCGGCGGCCAGCCGGTCGTCGCCGGAGACGGCGGCCAGCACCCGCGGCTCGAGTTGGGCGGCGTCGGCCACCACCAGCCGCCACCCGGGGTCGGCGACCACCGCGCGGCGGACCACCTTGGGGATCTGCAGCGCTCCCCCGCCCCGGCTGGCCCACCGGCCGGAGACCACCCCGCCGGGCACGTATTCGGGCCGGAACCGGCCGTCCTGGACCCAGGCGTCGCGCCAGGCCCAGCCGTGCGCCGTCCAGATGCGGAACAGCTCCTTGTAGGCCAGCACCGGCCGGACCGCCGGGTGGTCGACCCGCTGCAGGGTCCAGGAGCGCGTGTTGGGCACGTCGACCCCGGCCCGGTGGAACGCCTTGAGCAGCTCGCCCGGCGACTCGGGATGCAGCGAGCGGACGCCGAACGCGGCGGCGATCTCGGCGGCCAGCGCCGCGAGCCGGGCCGGCGGCCCACCCACGGCGGACGGCGCGCCCAGCAGCTCGCGGAGCAACGCGTCGTGGACGTCGGACCGCCACGGCAGCCCGGCCGCGCCCATCTCGGCCGCCACCAGGGCGCCGGCCGACTCGGCCGCGACCAGCAGCCGGAACCGCCCCGGCGGCGAGGGCACGGCGGCCATCCGGGCGCGCTGGTCGGCGTGGACCGTCACGAGGTCGTCGAGGGAGACCGCCGGGGGCACCGCCGCGAACAGGGCCGCCTGACCGTCGCCGGGCGGCGAGGCCGCGAGCGGCGGCGGATCCGGCGGCACCGGCCCACCACGCAGCCGGGCCAACGCCGCGGCGACCGACCGGGGCGAACCCCACGACCCGGCCGACCCCAGCAGCAACGCCTCGGTCAGCTCGACGTCGTGGCAGCGCTCGACCCGCACGCCGGCCGCCAGCAGCGAAGGATAGAGCGCGGAGGTCGACGGCCAGACCCAGCGCGGCCGCGACGCGGCCTCGACGGAGGCCACCGCCGCGGCCAGTGACGGCACGGTCGCGGCGGGCCCGGCTGGGCGGCCCCCGTCGTCGAGCGGCAGGAGCCGACCCGAACCGCCCTCCCCCGGAACCGCCGCGACCAGCACGGGTTCATTCAACCCGACGGGTACGACAGTTACTTCGTGATGCTGCCCGTCAGGCCGGCCTGCACCTGGCGCTGGAAGATGATGTAGACCGCGAGCACCGGCAGCATGGCCATCGTGAGGCCGGCGAACATGCCCGACCAGTCGGACTTGTAGCCCTGGTTCACGGACAGGTCGATCAGCGCCTGCGCGATCGGGGCCTTCTTCTCGTCGCCGCCCTCGGGCTGCATCAGCAGCACGGGCAGGTACCACTGGTTCCACTGGCCGATCACGTTGAAGATGCCGATGCTGATCAGGCCGGGCTTGGCCATCGGCAGCATCACCCGGAAGAACAGCGAGGTGTGCGTGCAGCCGTCGACGAGGGCCGCCTCCGCCACCGACGACGGCAGCGTGCGGAAGAACGAGTGCATGAAGAAGACGGTGAACGAGAGCGACCAGGCGACGTACACCAGGATCAGCATCGCGTACTGGTTGTGCCCGAGGAACGGCACGATGTTGCCCATGTTGTCGATGCCCTTGTAGAGCGGCACCGCGGCCATGTAGACGGGCAGCGTCAGCCCGGCCAGGAACAGGTAGTAGATGACCCGGTTGCCGGGGAACTCGTAGCGGGCCAACACGTACGCGGCCATCGAGCCGAGCAGCATCGTGAGGAACACGCCGCCACCCACGATGATCACGGTGTCCAGGAAGACGTCCGTGAAGTGCCCGTTCGTCCAGGCCCGGGAGAAGTTGTCCCAGTGCAGGCCGTCCGGGATCATCGAGAGCGGGTTGCGGATGATCTCGGCGTCGGTCTTGAACGACGACATGACGACCCACAGCAGCGGCAGCACCACCATGGCGCCCCACACCAGCAGGAACAGGTGCGAGAAGCCGCTGAACGCGGTGTCGCCGATCGAGGAGCCGGACTTCGCGGGCCGACCCCGGCCGGACGGCGCCGGCTGCACCCCGACGGTTCCCGTCGAGGGAGGCGTGGTGACCGTGCTCATTCGAAGCTCCTAGTACTCGATCCGCTCGCGGCGGGTGATCCGCAGCTGCACGGCGGCCAGCAGCAGGGTGAAGATGCCGAGCGCCACCGCGATCGCGCAGGCGTAGCCGAACTGGCCCTTGTTGAACGCGGTGAAGTTGATGACCGACGCGAACACCTCGCTCGCGTGGTCCGGACCGCCCTGGCTCGGCGTCATGACGTAGACCAGGGCGTACATGTCGAGGGCGATGAAGCCCAGGTAGACCCAGGCGACCGAGACCGAGTCGCGCAGCAGCGGCAGGGTGACCCGGAAGAAGGTGCTCACCCGGCTGGCCCCGTCGAGGGTGGCCGCCTCGAAGATGTCCTTCGGGATGGACTGCATCGCCGCGGAGAACAGCACCATGTAGAAGCCGGTGCCACCCCAGACCGCGATCAACAGCAACCACCAGAGCACGGTGGGTACGCCGAGGAAGGGCGTCGGGTCGGCGACGAACTGCAGGGGGTTGTCGCGGTCGACCAGACCGATCTTCATCAGGATCCCGTTGAGCAGGCCCTGCTCGTCGCCGCGGTAGATGGCCTGCCACATGATGGCGACCAGCACCAGCGAGAGCACCTGCGGGAAGAAGAAGATCACCTTGTAGACGTTGGAGCCCCACACGCCGCGGACCCCGGCCCTGCTCCCGCGTCCACCCACGTTGAGGAGGAACGCGAAGAGCAGGGCCAGCGCGATCGTGAAGACCGGCACGGTGACCAGGAAGAAAACGCTGTGCCAGAAGGCTTTGCGGATCAGCTCGTCCTTGACCAGCCGGACGTAGTTGTCCAGCCCGACGAACTCCTGTGTGTCCGAGTAGCCGCCCCAGTTGGTCAGCGAGTATCCGATGTCCTGCGCATAGGGCCACAGCACGTAGAACACGTACAGAAGCACCGGCAGGAACAGAAAGCTCGTGACGAAGCGGGCTTTACCGTGCCGCATCTCGACTATCCGTTCTTAGGCGTCGCGGGTGAACTTCTTGATGGCGCTGTCCTTGGCCACCTTGTCCGTGGCCTGCTGGAGCGTATCGGCGAACTTCGCCGCGGTCATGCGGCCGGCCATCAGCTCGCCGATCGCGTTCTGCTCCGCCTTGTCGATGTCGGCGTACCAGTCGGGGTGCTTGAAGGAGACCAGGTCACCGCTGGCCTTCTTCATGACCTCGCCGGCCGAGACCAGCGCGGTCGAGTTGGTCACCTTGTCGCCCGAACCGGCCCGCGACGACAGCGAGCTGGTCAGCTCGGCGAACTTGCCGGCACCCTCGACCGAGAGCATCGCCCGCAGGAACTCCATGCCGGCCGCCGCGTTGGCCGCCTTCTTCGGGACGATCCAGTTCTCGCCCGAACCGGCGTACACCGCGCCCTTGGCCTTGTCGTTGGCGCTGACGCTCCAGAAGTTCGCCAGCTTCATCTGGAAGCCGGACGGGATCGTCTGGCGCATCTCGTTCTCCAGCCACGTGCCGCAGGGCAGGAGGGCGGCCTTGCCGTCGAGGAACGCCTGCTGCGACTCGGTGTGGCTCAGGGTCGCGCTGCCGGCCAGCGTGTAGCCGTCCTTGACGATCTTCTCGGTCGCCTCGAGCGCGGCCATCACCTCGGGCGTCTTCCAGCAACCCGGCTTCAGGTTGTCGATGTCGACGACCGCCTGCTTGCCGCCGGACTGCCAGATCCAGCTCATGATCGCCCAGCGCATGTAGTACGGGTACTTGCCCGCGAACGCGAACGGCGCCAGGCCCGCCGACTTGATCTTCGGCGCGAGAGCGAAGAACTCGTCGAAGGTCGTCGGGACGGTCCAGCTGTTCTTGTCGAACAGGGCCTGGTTGTACCAGACACCGAACACGGTGTACGCGTAGTTGAGCACGAACACCTTGCCGTCGAACGTGCCGTCGTTGACGGTGCCCGGCAGCAGGGTGTCCCGCACCTTGGTGTTGGGGTCGTCCCAGCTCGGTGCGTCCAGCAGCGGCGTGAGCTCGGTCAGCGCGCCCTCGTTGACCAGCGTGTCGAGCGCCATGATGTCGGCGCCGGCGTTGTTGATCAGGTCGGACGGCGTGGTGCTGAACTTCGGCTGCTGCTCGGTCTTGATCTTCTGGGTGGAGCTCAGGTTGACGGTGACGTTCGGGTGCTTCTTGTTGAAGACCGTCACGTCGAACTTGGCGTACGCGTCACCGAGGCCGCCGTTGAAGACGACGACGTCGACCTTGCCGCTGTCGGCCACGCCGAGCGGGTTGTCCGACGTCTTGTCGGTGGTCTCGGCCTTGTCGTCCCCGGTCGAGCTGCCGGCACAAGCGGAGAGCAGCGCGACGGCGGGGGTGGCGAGCAGACCGGCGGCCGCCGTACCGCGCAGCAGCGAGCGGCGGCTGAGGTCCGACGTGCTGTCGGGGAGTTGCGACATCTTGTCTCCTCGATTCATCGATCGGGGTCAAGCGGTGCGCCGGAGTCGCCCGGCGTACCGCGATTCGAGGGCGTGGTTGTGCGCGTCCCCACCGGGGACGTTGGCGGAGAGGTAGATAGGGGGCACCTCTCCGAGTTGGTGGAACCGTCGCACGACCTCGGCGGTCAACAACTGCGCCAACAGCGCAGCGGTGACCGACGAGACCGCGCAGACCGTGCCGCCGTCGTGCGTCGGCAGCAGTGCGTCGCCGTACGGCGCGCCGTTGTCCAGCACGACGTCAGCGAGGTCGGCCAGCCGCCGACCGGACGGGTGGCGTGGCGCCACCCGCGTCGTGTGCGCCACCGAGGTGACCGCGATCAGCTGGTGGCCCCGCGCCTTGACCAGGGCCGCGAGCTCGACGACCGAGCCGTTGATCCCCGACTGCGAGGCCATCACGAACACGTCCTGCGGCTGTGGCCTCGCCAGCGCGTAGAGCTGGTGGGCCACGCCCGGGTCGCGTTCGAGCTTGGGGTCGCCCAGCACGTCGCGGTGCGCGTCGCCGTGCAGCACCAGGTCGTGCAGGTCGATCCGGTTGGTCGGCACCAGTCCGCCGGCCCGGCCGACCAGGTCGGCGGCGAACGCGGCGGAGTGGCCGGCGCCGAACGCCTGCAGCACTCCCCCGGCCCGCAGGCTCTCGGCGACCAGGTCCGCGGCCCGCGCCAGGTCGTCGGCCTGGGCGTCGAGCAGACCGTCGAGCAGCGGGCGCACGGCCTCGGCGTAACCGCGGGCGGAGATCATGCCGCCCCCTTCGCCGTCTTGTGGCCGTCGACCGCCTGCGCGGTGCGCTGGAACGAGGCGTGCGCGCGGTCG
Protein-coding regions in this window:
- a CDS encoding VOC family protein codes for the protein MPDVMEIGADWRLIDGVATAWFDAPSLIEGASLAGRVVELSAEIAIDLRATGVRVRLDRDEHAEAVSAAARDLGLAANPAALQQLSVVFESANPSELRRFWAPVLDYAPGPDGGLVDPLRRDPGMRIRPSTDRRPLRNRIHLDVVRPAAAVEQASPGEASGPYGVRHADPDGNEVDLVPADALDGTADWQAVFSAMACYRTSSPRQQRELAAAAAALAADAGFPLLVDLRPGLVIVDSGKDQWEGDAHGLDLDFTELAGSLQTAARALGATADVALPRFAQLFLDAADVAAVRAFWLAALGYAADRRTGLSDIHDPRRLNPVLVFQEIDTSETERRRQRNRIHVELAVPADRAQTRLATTVAAGGRLLDESPNRWRIADPEGNELVIVSGA
- a CDS encoding NTP transferase domain-containing protein, whose translation is MVVAASGGRRIGGPEALLRQGDALLVDSVCGIAREVGCAPLVVVLGASANQVRRAAALEGATVVIDKAWGTGLGSSLRVGLEALKEAPAEIDAALVFTVDMPGVTVEAARRVALLPHSGALVCATYDGMRSYPMLLGRRHWAGIATLAKSDVGARPYLLAHKTEIVDIACDAVADGNHLDNPDALTLYGLSRTGGE
- a CDS encoding carbohydrate ABC transporter permease; this translates as MVVLPLLWVVMSSFKTDAEIIRNPLSMIPDGLHWDNFSRAWTNGHFTDVFLDTVIIVGGGVFLTMLLGSMAAYVLARYEFPGNRVIYYLFLAGLTLPVYMAAVPLYKGIDNMGNIVPFLGHNQYAMLILVYVAWSLSFTVFFMHSFFRTLPSSVAEAALVDGCTHTSLFFRVMLPMAKPGLISIGIFNVIGQWNQWYLPVLLMQPEGGDEKKAPIAQALIDLSVNQGYKSDWSGMFAGLTMAMLPVLAVYIIFQRQVQAGLTGSITK
- a CDS encoding MBL fold metallo-hydrolase; amino-acid sequence: MEGSVALRPVDGVHVTTLIDNYTDVLLPDEGPIRRWGAVGSGGRAAPVPDSVSVSGQTVDGLRAEHGFSALVELRVDGAARRILFDAGVTPDGLIGNLDRLELRPDSFESIVFSHGHFDHVMGLDGLVRRLGSSRMPVYLHPDFWRQRRLVSGPDRAFELPVPSRAAIEGVGFEIIEDRQPSYLLDGILLVTGEVDRTVPFEQGIPNHQAYVDGSWVPDPLIHDDQAMVLHVAGKGLVILTGCGHAGVVNIVRYAQRLTGVAQVYAVLGGFHLRAGSVVDETVTALAALAPALLVPSHCTSWTAQQALAAAMPAATRPNTVGTRFEL
- a CDS encoding SIS domain-containing protein; this translates as MISARGYAEAVRPLLDGLLDAQADDLARAADLVAESLRAGGVLQAFGAGHSAAFAADLVGRAGGLVPTNRIDLHDLVLHGDAHRDVLGDPKLERDPGVAHQLYALARPQPQDVFVMASQSGINGSVVELAALVKARGHQLIAVTSVAHTTRVAPRHPSGRRLADLADVVLDNGAPYGDALLPTHDGGTVCAVSSVTAALLAQLLTAEVVRRFHQLGEVPPIYLSANVPGGDAHNHALESRYAGRLRRTA
- a CDS encoding alpha/beta fold hydrolase — its product is MSAYVTSRDGTTIAYTRLGAGPLLVLVGGGLDDGAENAPLATELSRWFTVVNYARRGRGASGDTQPYAVDREIDDLAALLAPADGSALLFGASSGGALALTGAAAGLPVARVAVYEIPYLTDEPLRAAWLSYVEELRGLLALGRRGDAVAAFMRLAGAGDAEIAGARALPIWPSLEALAPTLAYDAACLGDGRVPASLLAGVGQPVLVATGAAADPHLAALGPSFFETAADELVAALPHAERAVVENSGHVADPTALAPLLHRFFTT
- a CDS encoding bifunctional 3'-5' exonuclease/DNA polymerase — its product is MVAAVPGEGGSGRLLPLDDGGRPAGPAATVPSLAAAVASVEAASRPRWVWPSTSALYPSLLAAGVRVERCHDVELTEALLLGSAGSWGSPRSVAAALARLRGGPVPPDPPPLAASPPGDGQAALFAAVPPAVSLDDLVTVHADQRARMAAVPSPPGRFRLLVAAESAGALVAAEMGAAGLPWRSDVHDALLRELLGAPSAVGGPPARLAALAAEIAAAFGVRSLHPESPGELLKAFHRAGVDVPNTRSWTLQRVDHPAVRPVLAYKELFRIWTAHGWAWRDAWVQDGRFRPEYVPGGVVSGRWASRGGGALQIPKVVRRAVVADPGWRLVVADAAQLEPRVLAAVSGDDRLAAAGQAGDLYAALAADAFGGDRARAKVALLGAMYGQTGGAAVPALAVLRSHYPTAFDYVESAARTGEGGGLVRSWLGRTCPPSSVSVSLAEAGYESGEVADTGRARARGRFTRNFVIQATAAEWALALLATLRTALAGTPAELVLFQHDEVLVHCPADQAESVVEAVHAAGARATATLFGDTEVRFPMEAVAVDCYAEAK
- a CDS encoding sugar ABC transporter permease, which encodes MRHGKARFVTSFLFLPVLLYVFYVLWPYAQDIGYSLTNWGGYSDTQEFVGLDNYVRLVKDELIRKAFWHSVFFLVTVPVFTIALALLFAFLLNVGGRGSRAGVRGVWGSNVYKVIFFFPQVLSLVLVAIMWQAIYRGDEQGLLNGILMKIGLVDRDNPLQFVADPTPFLGVPTVLWWLLLIAVWGGTGFYMVLFSAAMQSIPKDIFEAATLDGASRVSTFFRVTLPLLRDSVSVAWVYLGFIALDMYALVYVMTPSQGGPDHASEVFASVINFTAFNKGQFGYACAIAVALGIFTLLLAAVQLRITRRERIEY
- the ngcE gene encoding N-acetylglucosamine/diacetylchitobiose ABC transporter substrate-binding protein, whose product is MSQLPDSTSDLSRRSLLRGTAAAGLLATPAVALLSACAGSSTGDDKAETTDKTSDNPLGVADSGKVDVVVFNGGLGDAYAKFDVTVFNKKHPNVTVNLSSTQKIKTEQQPKFSTTPSDLINNAGADIMALDTLVNEGALTELTPLLDAPSWDDPNTKVRDTLLPGTVNDGTFDGKVFVLNYAYTVFGVWYNQALFDKNSWTVPTTFDEFFALAPKIKSAGLAPFAFAGKYPYYMRWAIMSWIWQSGGKQAVVDIDNLKPGCWKTPEVMAALEATEKIVKDGYTLAGSATLSHTESQQAFLDGKAALLPCGTWLENEMRQTIPSGFQMKLANFWSVSANDKAKGAVYAGSGENWIVPKKAANAAAGMEFLRAMLSVEGAGKFAELTSSLSSRAGSGDKVTNSTALVSAGEVMKKASGDLVSFKHPDWYADIDKAEQNAIGELMAGRMTAAKFADTLQQATDKVAKDSAIKKFTRDA